The DNA window TTCTCCATGATCCGCCCCAGCCCAATACCGTTCTGGCGCAGGTATGCCACGGCGTTACGGATGCGCCCGGCCGATACTGAATCCCGTTCGGTGGGGTCGTGAGACGCGGCCACTTCTACGATGTAGTCCGGATTCCGGCTCAGGTTAACGACGACCTCGTACAGCGATTCCCGGTCTTTGGCCGAAACCGTGGTCTGATTGGGCGCGTACACCAGGGCCGGGCTCGTACGGCGGAGTGAATAAGGGGCTTTGCCACCCAGCCACTCCCGGGCCTGCGTCAGCTGAGCGTCGGTAGGGGCCGTGATGACGGTTGCCCGAATCCGTTCAGGAAACTGATAGCGATCTTTATGCTGCTCGTAGTAAGCCAGTTGGCCCGCCGAGTCGGCAATCGATTTTCCCCAGACGTGCTCTTCCATCACCTGCGACATAAGCACGCCATCGCGGATTTCATTCATCAGCGACCGGAACTCGGACGACTTCTGCTCCAGATTACTTTCTTCCGTTGCCAGAAGCCGGTCGCCGACGTAGCGGTCGTACAGGTGCTGCATCGCTACGGCGGGCGAACCCGTCAGCGGCTGTTCGGCGGGGCGGGTAGGGGCAGCCGTGTTTGGCTTCCGGGCGGGCTGCTGCTTCTGCCGCACGTACGCAAAAAACTGGTTGACCGTGTACGGCTGACCGCCGATCGTAACCAATGGCTTGTTTTGCAGGGCTGGATCAAGCGGTTCAGTGTAGCGCCACTGGCCGCGCAGCAAACTACTGTCGGCTTTGGTCAGCGCAGTTGTGAGCACCGCTGCGTTTGGCTGAACGGGATACGTTTTAGTTAAGCGTTGTAAGACGGCCTGCCGCAGCACTTCCCCTCTCGAATCGGTCGCGACGCGCTGCCGGAGGGACGCTGCCAGATCGGCATACGGCTGAACACCCCGCCGGTCGATGAGCTTCAGAATGTGCCAGCCGTAGTTTGTCCGCACGGGCTTCGATAGCTCGCCGGGTTTGGTCAGCGCGAAGGCGGCTTCTTCAAACGGGGGTACCTGCCGCCCCGTTTCAATTAGCGGCAATACGCCACCATTGAGTTTGGAGGTCAGGTCGTCAGATACGTCGCGGCATACTTCGTCGAACGGTTCGCCTTTCTGGAGTCGTTCGTAGACGGCGTCGATACGTTGTTTGGCTGCCTGCTGCCCGGCTTCGTCGGCCGTGGGGCTGAGCCGGACAAGGATGTGTGCAACCCGCACGGTACCCCGGCTGGGTCGCCGGTCGTTAATTTTCAGCAAATCGTAGCCATAACGGGTTCGCACTGGCTGCGAAACACTACCGACCGGCGTCGCGTAAGCCGCCGTTTCGAGCGGATAGACGACGAAGAAGGTGGAGAAATAGCCCAGGTTGCCGCCAGTAGCAGCGGTGGCCTGGTCTTTCGAGTTTTCGCGCACCAGTTTGACGAAGTCTTCACCGGCCATCGCTCGCTGCCGAAGGGCCATCGCCTGTTGGTAAGCCGCTGCGGTATCGGCCGGGGCTGCATCTTCCGAAACCGCCACCAGCAGGTGCGACGCATTGACTTCCTGCTGCATGCGCTGATAGGCTTCGGCCGCCAGCGACTCGATCAGCACTTTGTCGGTCAGGTACGACTGAGCCAGTTGCTTGCGATACGTGGCTATCTCTTCCCGAAACGCTTCCGTGGTGTCGCGTCCTTCGGCCTGTGCCGCCAGCACTTTCAGCTTTAGATTGGTGTACAGGTCGAAGTAGTTACGAACGTCGGTACGCTGAACAGAATCGGCGGATAACTGATTTTTGGTAAACGACTGAAAGAAATCGTCGGTGGTAAACGACCTGTTGCCGAGCGTCAGCAACACGGGCTGGGCGGGCACAGTCTGAACCGTAGTCGGTGTCGTCGTTTTGCAGGCAGCGGCCAGCAGCGTCAGCAGCAGGCCGCCAGTAAGTACGCGCATAAAGTAGTAGATATGGGTTACGGTATTCGGTTTACTGTGGCTGTTTGCGCGATGCTTTCACTTCCGAAAACCGAATACTGTAAACCGTAAACGAAGCAACTAAACTGCCTATTGGCGAATCGATTCTTTTTTGCCTTTTCCCGGCCTGACATGGCCCAGGCGGATATCGTAGGTCAGGCGATATTCGTAGGCGTCACGCAGGTTACGGCCCGCGAATATTACCGGCACACGCACATAACCCTGCTTATTCTGACGCAGTTCCGTCTCGGTCATCTCCACACTGCTCTGACCCAGCAGGTCATCGTCGTCGAGATGATCGACCAGTTTCAGGCCCACTCCCGATGCGGCCAGTCCCGCCGATACGTAGCGCAGGGGTGTCAGCACCTCCGTCGCTGTCAGGAGCCACGAGGCCGGACCCGCCACAACGTTGTGCACGCGCTTGACCTGATCGACCAGCTGTTGCGCCCGGTCGTAGGCGTCTACTTCAACCAGCACCAGCGATGCCACGACCCTTCCCCCGCGTGGCACAGAAATCTCGATGGGCAGGGCTTGTTTTTCGCCCGATTGCAGCTCGACAACCTGCCCCTTGCGAACGGGCTCGACACCCCAACCACCGTTGACGACCCCGGCGGGTTTGTTCTGCGCGTCGAACGTCGCCAGTGAATACGCCAGCATGATTTCGTCGCGCTGACTCACGGTTTCTTCCAGATTAACGGCTGTAAGCTGGGTTGGCCGAAGCTGCGCCGTGCGGATCAGTTGTGGTGAACAGGCCCCCGTCAGCAAGAGGGGCACCAGCCAGCCAGCAAGGCGTAAACGGAGCAATAGGGGGTGGTTCGACATATTACCTGACTTCGTCAACAATTGACTCACCCATCGAGCCGTCGCCACTCGTCCACTGCCAGTGTTCGTGCAGCCGCAGCCGCCCGTTGGGCAGGGTTTCGGGCGTCG is part of the Spirosoma rhododendri genome and encodes:
- a CDS encoding peptidylprolyl isomerase; translated protein: MRVLTGGLLLTLLAAACKTTTPTTVQTVPAQPVLLTLGNRSFTTDDFFQSFTKNQLSADSVQRTDVRNYFDLYTNLKLKVLAAQAEGRDTTEAFREEIATYRKQLAQSYLTDKVLIESLAAEAYQRMQQEVNASHLLVAVSEDAAPADTAAAYQQAMALRQRAMAGEDFVKLVRENSKDQATAATGGNLGYFSTFFVVYPLETAAYATPVGSVSQPVRTRYGYDLLKINDRRPSRGTVRVAHILVRLSPTADEAGQQAAKQRIDAVYERLQKGEPFDEVCRDVSDDLTSKLNGGVLPLIETGRQVPPFEEAAFALTKPGELSKPVRTNYGWHILKLIDRRGVQPYADLAASLRQRVATDSRGEVLRQAVLQRLTKTYPVQPNAAVLTTALTKADSSLLRGQWRYTEPLDPALQNKPLVTIGGQPYTVNQFFAYVRQKQQPARKPNTAAPTRPAEQPLTGSPAVAMQHLYDRYVGDRLLATEESNLEQKSSEFRSLMNEIRDGVLMSQVMEEHVWGKSIADSAGQLAYYEQHKDRYQFPERIRATVITAPTDAQLTQAREWLGGKAPYSLRRTSPALVYAPNQTTVSAKDRESLYEVVVNLSRNPDYIVEVAASHDPTERDSVSAGRIRNAVAYLRQNGIGLGRIMEKDYQGTRPGEAKQAPATQRRLTFQYFSTSKADVVQALTGHLGLPTDAITVSEGLFAKGANPYVDSVNPRKPGTTTTLRPAGKVVSVQLDQLEPARPKTFAEARGSVINDYQAQLEQQWLAQLRQQYPAQINDTELRKLAK